A DNA window from Helianthus annuus cultivar XRQ/B chromosome 15, HanXRQr2.0-SUNRISE, whole genome shotgun sequence contains the following coding sequences:
- the LOC110879096 gene encoding protein GID8 homolog isoform X1, translating to MSLFWSVIRQLTEIEAMATSKKVITREEWEKKLNDVKIRKEDMNKLVMNFLVTEGYVDAAQKFRMESGTEPDIDLTTITDRMAVKKAVQSGNVEDAIEKVNDLNPEILDTNPQLFFHLQQQRLIELIRNGKVEEALEFAQEELAPRGEENQGFLEELERTVALLAFEDVKNSPVGDLLDISQRLKTASEVNAAILTSQNHEKDPKLPSLLRMLIWAQNQLDEKAAYPRITDLFTATLEDPAV from the exons GCTACTTCAAAGAAGGTGATAACAAGGGAAGAATGGGAGAAAAAACTTAACGATGTTAAAATTCGAAAAGAAGACATGAACAAATTGGTTATGAATTTTCTTGTCACCGAGGGATACGTTGATGCAGCACAGAAGTTTCGCATGGAATCTGGCACTGAAC CAGATATAGACCTCACAACCATTACAGACCGTATGGCTGTTAAGAAAGCTGTACAGTCCGGTAATGTTGAAGATGCAATTGAAAAGGTTAACGATTTGAACCCTgag ATCCTAGATACGAACCCGCAGCTATTTTTCCATCTGCAGCAACAAAGGTTGATAGAATTGATTCGTAACGGAAAGGTTGAAGAGGCTCTAGAATTCGCCCAAGAGGAGCTTGCTCCAAGGGGAGAGGAAAAT CAAGGTTTTCTAGAGGAGCTGGAAAGAACGGTTGCACTGCTGGCATTTGAAGACGTGAAGAACAGCCCTGTTGGAGATCTTTTAGACATATCACAGCGTCTAAAAACCGCAAGTGAGGTCAATGCAGCAATCCTTACAAGTCAAAACCATGAAAAAG ACCCGAAGCTACCAAGTTTGTTAAGAATGCTTATATGGGCTCAAAATCAGCTTGATGAAAAGGCAGCTTATCCGCGAATTACAGATCTTTTCACAGCTACTCTTGAAGACCCAGCTGTTTAA
- the LOC110879096 gene encoding protein GID8 homolog isoform X2, which translates to MSLFWSVIRQLTEIEAMATSKKVITREEWEKKLNDVKIRKEDMNKLVMNFLVTEGYVDAAQKFRMESGTEHIDLTTITDRMAVKKAVQSGNVEDAIEKVNDLNPEILDTNPQLFFHLQQQRLIELIRNGKVEEALEFAQEELAPRGEENQGFLEELERTVALLAFEDVKNSPVGDLLDISQRLKTASEVNAAILTSQNHEKDPKLPSLLRMLIWAQNQLDEKAAYPRITDLFTATLEDPAV; encoded by the exons GCTACTTCAAAGAAGGTGATAACAAGGGAAGAATGGGAGAAAAAACTTAACGATGTTAAAATTCGAAAAGAAGACATGAACAAATTGGTTATGAATTTTCTTGTCACCGAGGGATACGTTGATGCAGCACAGAAGTTTCGCATGGAATCTGGCACTGAAC ATATAGACCTCACAACCATTACAGACCGTATGGCTGTTAAGAAAGCTGTACAGTCCGGTAATGTTGAAGATGCAATTGAAAAGGTTAACGATTTGAACCCTgag ATCCTAGATACGAACCCGCAGCTATTTTTCCATCTGCAGCAACAAAGGTTGATAGAATTGATTCGTAACGGAAAGGTTGAAGAGGCTCTAGAATTCGCCCAAGAGGAGCTTGCTCCAAGGGGAGAGGAAAAT CAAGGTTTTCTAGAGGAGCTGGAAAGAACGGTTGCACTGCTGGCATTTGAAGACGTGAAGAACAGCCCTGTTGGAGATCTTTTAGACATATCACAGCGTCTAAAAACCGCAAGTGAGGTCAATGCAGCAATCCTTACAAGTCAAAACCATGAAAAAG ACCCGAAGCTACCAAGTTTGTTAAGAATGCTTATATGGGCTCAAAATCAGCTTGATGAAAAGGCAGCTTATCCGCGAATTACAGATCTTTTCACAGCTACTCTTGAAGACCCAGCTGTTTAA
- the LOC110879096 gene encoding protein GID8 homolog isoform X3: MNKLVMNFLVTEGYVDAAQKFRMESGTEPDIDLTTITDRMAVKKAVQSGNVEDAIEKVNDLNPEILDTNPQLFFHLQQQRLIELIRNGKVEEALEFAQEELAPRGEENQGFLEELERTVALLAFEDVKNSPVGDLLDISQRLKTASEVNAAILTSQNHEKDPKLPSLLRMLIWAQNQLDEKAAYPRITDLFTATLEDPAV, translated from the exons ATGAACAAATTGGTTATGAATTTTCTTGTCACCGAGGGATACGTTGATGCAGCACAGAAGTTTCGCATGGAATCTGGCACTGAAC CAGATATAGACCTCACAACCATTACAGACCGTATGGCTGTTAAGAAAGCTGTACAGTCCGGTAATGTTGAAGATGCAATTGAAAAGGTTAACGATTTGAACCCTgag ATCCTAGATACGAACCCGCAGCTATTTTTCCATCTGCAGCAACAAAGGTTGATAGAATTGATTCGTAACGGAAAGGTTGAAGAGGCTCTAGAATTCGCCCAAGAGGAGCTTGCTCCAAGGGGAGAGGAAAAT CAAGGTTTTCTAGAGGAGCTGGAAAGAACGGTTGCACTGCTGGCATTTGAAGACGTGAAGAACAGCCCTGTTGGAGATCTTTTAGACATATCACAGCGTCTAAAAACCGCAAGTGAGGTCAATGCAGCAATCCTTACAAGTCAAAACCATGAAAAAG ACCCGAAGCTACCAAGTTTGTTAAGAATGCTTATATGGGCTCAAAATCAGCTTGATGAAAAGGCAGCTTATCCGCGAATTACAGATCTTTTCACAGCTACTCTTGAAGACCCAGCTGTTTAA
- the LOC110879096 gene encoding protein GID8 homolog isoform X4, translating into MNKLVMNFLVTEGYVDAAQKFRMESGTEHIDLTTITDRMAVKKAVQSGNVEDAIEKVNDLNPEILDTNPQLFFHLQQQRLIELIRNGKVEEALEFAQEELAPRGEENQGFLEELERTVALLAFEDVKNSPVGDLLDISQRLKTASEVNAAILTSQNHEKDPKLPSLLRMLIWAQNQLDEKAAYPRITDLFTATLEDPAV; encoded by the exons ATGAACAAATTGGTTATGAATTTTCTTGTCACCGAGGGATACGTTGATGCAGCACAGAAGTTTCGCATGGAATCTGGCACTGAAC ATATAGACCTCACAACCATTACAGACCGTATGGCTGTTAAGAAAGCTGTACAGTCCGGTAATGTTGAAGATGCAATTGAAAAGGTTAACGATTTGAACCCTgag ATCCTAGATACGAACCCGCAGCTATTTTTCCATCTGCAGCAACAAAGGTTGATAGAATTGATTCGTAACGGAAAGGTTGAAGAGGCTCTAGAATTCGCCCAAGAGGAGCTTGCTCCAAGGGGAGAGGAAAAT CAAGGTTTTCTAGAGGAGCTGGAAAGAACGGTTGCACTGCTGGCATTTGAAGACGTGAAGAACAGCCCTGTTGGAGATCTTTTAGACATATCACAGCGTCTAAAAACCGCAAGTGAGGTCAATGCAGCAATCCTTACAAGTCAAAACCATGAAAAAG ACCCGAAGCTACCAAGTTTGTTAAGAATGCTTATATGGGCTCAAAATCAGCTTGATGAAAAGGCAGCTTATCCGCGAATTACAGATCTTTTCACAGCTACTCTTGAAGACCCAGCTGTTTAA